The following coding sequences lie in one Apium graveolens cultivar Ventura chromosome 3, ASM990537v1, whole genome shotgun sequence genomic window:
- the LOC141711258 gene encoding non-specific lipid-transfer protein 2-like, giving the protein MAMKKASGIITIFIVLAMVMVEVEVAAEVVCDVNSLHACLPVIKDPSLHPTTECCTNLKNQQPCFCIFLKDPKFQAYFDSPGATKLGSACAVHAPVCLF; this is encoded by the coding sequence ATGGCAATGAAGAAAGCTAGTGGTATCATAACAATTTTCATTGTTCTGGCAATGGTAATGGTAGAAGTTGAAGTAGCAGCTGAAGTAGTGTGTGATGTAAATTCTCTTCATGCATGTCTTCCTGTGATAAAAGATCCAAGTTTACACCCAACAACTGAGTGCTGTACTAACCTAAAAAATCAACAGCCATGTTTTTGCATTTTTCTCAAGGATCCCAAATTCCAAGCTTACTTCGATTCTCCTGGTGCTACAAAACTTGGTTCTGCTTGTGCAGTTCATGCTCCTGTGTGCCTATTTTAG
- the LOC141711411 gene encoding G2/mitotic-specific cyclin C13-1-like, with product MSSQENCVPMTRSSLKRAALSMTTPEPATKKRVVLGEISNNSNVFENEDLLCNEFEVPKRLKKRKRVVKEDVTVDVGEKFDDPQMCCAYVSDIYEYLHQMEMETKRRPLPDYIEKVQKDVTSNMRGILVDWLVEVSMEYKLLPETLYLAVSYIDRYLSVNVLNRQRLQLLGVSSFLIASKYEEIKPKNVAEFCDITDNTYTQQQLLKMEADVLKTLKFEMGNPTVKTFLGRFIRAAQENNDVPKLKFEFLANYLAELSLLDYGCIEFVPSLVAASVTFLARFTFRPHVHPWSLALQKCSGYKSKDLKECVLLLHALQMGRRGGSLMAVRDKYKKHKFKCVTTISPFSELSDSFFTDV from the exons ATGTCTAGCCAAGAAAACTGTGTACCAATGACTCGTTCATCTCTTAAACGAGCTGCGTTATCAATGACTACACCAGAACCAGCAACAAAGAAGAGGGTTGTGTTGGGAGAGATCTCGAATAATTCAAATGTTTTTGAAAATGAGGACTTGTTATGTAACGAGTTTGAGGTGCCCAAACGTTTGAAGAAAAGGAAAAGGGTTGTTAAAGAAGATGTGACTGTTGATGTTGGTGAGAAATTTGATGACCCTCAGATGTGTTGTGCTTATGTTTCTGATATTTATGAGTATTTGCACCAAATGGAG ATGGAGACTAAAAGAAGACCGCTGCCAGATTATATTGAGAAGGTCCAAAAGGATGTAACATCTAACATGAGGGGAATTTTGGTGGATTGGTTAGTTGAGGTTTCCATGGAGTACAAACTTCTTCCAGAAACTCTGTATCTAGCGGTTTCATACATCGATAGATACTTATCAGTAAATGTTCTAAACAGACAAAGACTCCAACTTCTTGGCGTTTCTTCATTTCTTATTGCTTC AAAATATGAAGAAATCAAGCCTAAGAATGTTGCAGAGTTTTGTGATATCACTGATAACACATACACGCAACAACAGTTACTGAAAATGGAAGCCGATGTACTCAAAACTCTCAAATTTGAAATGGGAAACCCGACAGTTAAAACGTTTCTGGG AAGATTTATCAGAGCTGCACAAGAAAATAATGAT GTTCCTAAATTGAAGTTTGAGTTCTTAGCAAATTACCTTGCAGAACTAAGTTTATTAGACTATGGGTGCATCGAGTTTGTACCCTCTTTGGTAGCTGCTTCTGTAACATTTCTTGCACGATTCACCTTTAGACCGCATGTGCATCCTTGG AGTTTAGCTTTACAAAAATGCTCTGGATATAAATCGAAGGATTTGAAAGAATGTGTTCTTCTCTTGCACGCTCTGCAAATGGGAAGAAGAGGGGGTTCTCTGATGGCTGTTAGAGACAAGTACAAGAAGCATAAG TTCAAATGTGTGACAACAATATCTCCCTTCTCAGAGCTCTCTGACTCCTTTTTTACCGATGTTTAA
- the LOC141711412 gene encoding WD40 repeat-containing protein HOS15-like, translated as MVSITSTELNYLVFRYLHESGFTHSAFTLGYEAGINKSTIDGNMVPPGGLVTFVQKGIQYLELEANVTCNDADIDEDFSFIQPLDLITKDVYELQKIIKEKKESHQKKRRREKEKSNDVSQSELDREHAREKEKEHEREHAREREHAREREKEREREKEREREHAREKEREHEREREKEKQQREKERERERERIEKEKERERDKGKDKEKQHADLAHARRDGDKIKIEHKENKAEPMDIEPVEISSKSTAMPCIIPNSDVTVLEGHTSEVFVCAWSPLGSLLASGAGDSTARIWTIGEGPCSSNMQGILPNCAALNHFKGKTPSKDVTTLDWNGEGTLLATGSYDGQARIWSRDGELVNTLNKHKGPIFSLKWNKKGDYLLTGSVDKTAIVWDIKTGEWKQQFEFHSAPTLDVDWRDNVSFATCSTDTMIHICKVGDTRPINTFSGHKGEVNAVKWDPTGQLLASCSDDSTAKIWSMKQDTCLHDFKEHTKEIYTIKWSPTGPGTNNPNQQLLLASASFDSTIKLWDVESGNLLYSLNGHRDPVYTVAFSPNGEYIASGSLDKCIHVWSVKEARIVKTYAGNGGIFEVCWNKEGDKIAGSFADNVVCVMDFRM; from the exons GCTTTACACATTCAGCATTCACTTTGGGATATGAAGCAGGAATCAATAAAAGTACCATAGATGGCAATATGGTTCCGCCTGGAGGCCTTGTTACATTTGTTCAAAAAGGGATACAGTATCTTGAGCTGGAAGCAAATGTTACCTGT AATGATGCAGACATAGATGAAGATTTCTCATTCATACAACCTCTGGACCTCATCACAAAGGATGTCTATGAATTACAGAAGATCATTAAGGAGAAGAAAGAAAGTCACCAAAAAAAAAGGCGTAGAGAAAAAGAGAAAAGCAATGATGTTTCTCAAAGTGAACTTGACAGAGAGCATGCTCGAGAAAAGGAGAAAGAACATGAGCGAGAGCATGCTAGAGAACGAGAACATGCTCGAGAAAGAGAGAAAGAACGGGAAAGAGAGAAGGAGCGTGAAAGAGAACATGCTCGAGAAAAGGAGAGGGAACATGAGcgagaaagggagaaagaaaaacaACAGAGGGAGAAAGAAAGAGAGCGGGAAAGAGAGCGGAtagagaaagaaaaagagagggaAAGAGATAAGGGAAAAGACAAAGAAAAGCAACATGCTGATCTTGCTCATGCAAGGCGTGATGGAGACAAGATAAAAATTGAACACAAGGAAAACAAAGCTG AGCCGATGGACATCGAGCCAGTTGAAATTTCGTCAAAGTCAACAGCCATGCCTTGCATTATTCCGAACTCTGATGTGACAGTTTTAGAAGGACACACTTCTGAG GTTTTCGTATGTGCTTGGAGTCCATTGGGTTCACTTCTTGCATCAGG TGCCGGAGACTCCACAGCCCGTATTTGGACCATTGGTGAAGGGCCTTGTAGCTCCAATATGCAAGGCATTCTCCCAAATTGTGCGGCGCTGAATCATTTCAAGGGTAAAACACCAAGCAAGGATGTGACAACATTGGACTGGAAT GGTGAGGGCACATTGCTTGCTACAGGTTCTTATGATGGCCAGGCACGAATATGGAGCAGAGATG GGGAGTTGGTGAATACTTTGAATAAACATAAAGGTCCAATCTTCTCTCTGAAGTGGAATAAGAAGGGCGATTATCTTCTCACTGGAAGTGTTGACAAAACTGCAATTGTGTGGGACATCAAGACAGGGGAATGGAAACAACAGTTTGAGTTTCATTCTG CTCCTACTCTTGATGTCGATTGGAGGGATAACGTGTCATTTGCAACTTGCTCAACTGACACTATGATCCATATATGTAAAGTTGGAGATACTAGACCAATCAATACTTTTTCAGGTCATAAG GGTGAAGTGAATGCCGTCAAGTGGGATCCTACTGGTCAGTTGCTGGCTTCATGTTCAGATGATTCAACTGCAAAG ATCTGGAGCATGAAACAGGACACCTGCCTACATGATTTCAAAGAACATACCAAG GAGATATACACCATCAAATGGAGTCCGACGGGGCCTGGTACAAACAATCCGAATCAGCAGCTACTCTTGGCAAG TGCCTCTTTTGACTCAACAATAAAGCTATGGGATGTGGAATCAGGGAACCTTCTCTACAGCCTAAATGGCCACAG GGACCCCGTCTATACAGTTGCATTTAGTCCCAATGGTGAATATATAGCAAGTGGCTCCTTGGATAAATGCATTCATGTTTGGTCTGTAAAGGAGGCAAGGATCGTAAAAACGTATGCTGGCAATGGAGGTATATTCGAGGTATGTTGGAACAAAGAGGGCGACAAGATTGCGGGTTCTTTTGCAGACAATGTTGTTTGTGTCATGGACTTTCGGATGTAG